In Sparus aurata unplaced genomic scaffold, fSpaAur1.1, whole genome shotgun sequence, a genomic segment contains:
- the LOC115577822 gene encoding uncharacterized protein LOC115577822: protein MTLEILVRNLCVRKRRLEDRNSPRMKSNQHMWGGDEAAQSTSLHQNPKNRNQQTPKARGRSVKMKCSRNDPLNLRVSLLKDSHSKVLKRSVLMCPVKDLTCPRRLQESDFLDLLRSTFPQLTGGFDVFTVDSNRRLMPLKLQTLTPEEIQRSIRSTGKRRSALYIRRAKTTSPEQLLPPETTDENTANTSRDDNRTHASSDHSPVEKVESNKADHQSGNSR, encoded by the exons ATGACTTTGGAAATCCTCGTG AGGAACctgtgtgtgaggaagaggaggctggAGGACAGGAACTCCCCAAGGATGAAGAGCAACCAACAC ATGTGGGGTGGAGATGAAGCAGCACAGAGCACCAGTCTCCATCAGAACCCGAAGAACCGGAATCAGCAGACACCAAAAGCAAG AGGTCGGTCTGTGAAGATGAAGTGCAGTAGGAATGATCCGCTAAACCTCCGTGTCAGTCTCCTGAAGGACTCCCACTCCAAAGTGCTCAAAAGAAGCG TGCTCATGTGTCCGGTGAAGGACCTGACGTGTCCTCGGCGCCTGCAGGAGTCCGACTTCCTGGACCTGCTGAGGTCCACCTTCCCTCAGCTGACCGGAGGGTTTGACGTCTTCACAGTCGACTCCAACAGGAGACTGATGCCTCTGAAACTACAGACACTGACACCAGAGGAGATCCAGCGGTCCATCAGATCCACAGGGAAAAGAAGATCAGCGCTGTATATCAGA AGAGCAAAGACAACCAGCCCAGAACAACTTCTTCCTCCAGAGACAACAGACGAGAACACCGCCAATACAAGCCGAGATGATAACAGAACTCATGCGAG TTCCGACCACAGTCCTGTTGAAAAAGTGGAGAGCAACAAAGCAGATCATCAGTCTGGCAACTCAAGATAA